Proteins encoded by one window of Candidatus Krumholzibacteriota bacterium:
- a CDS encoding RnfABCDGE type electron transport complex subunit G, producing the protein MKEILRLCAVLTIIAAVSAGVLAYVSAKTEEPIRNALREETLSAVRSVLPPFDNKPDEDTVVLPVVFAGDTLETTFYRGRLGNAVVGAAFPVVSMDGYSGEIAIMVGVDTLGVVRGIEILRHLETPGLGAKIETEAFRLQYGGTSLEDPATWAVTKDGGTFVPITGATISSRAVTNAVAEGLRFFAAHRGEIFATAADAAREVER; encoded by the coding sequence ATGAAGGAGATTCTCAGGCTCTGCGCGGTCCTCACGATCATCGCCGCCGTCTCTGCGGGCGTGCTGGCATACGTCAGCGCAAAGACGGAAGAGCCGATCCGCAACGCCCTCCGCGAGGAGACGCTCAGCGCCGTGCGCAGCGTGCTGCCGCCCTTCGACAACAAGCCCGACGAGGATACGGTCGTTCTTCCGGTCGTTTTCGCCGGCGACACCCTCGAGACGACCTTCTACCGCGGCAGGCTCGGAAACGCGGTCGTCGGCGCTGCCTTCCCCGTCGTGTCGATGGACGGCTACTCGGGCGAGATCGCGATCATGGTCGGCGTCGACACGCTCGGCGTGGTGCGGGGGATCGAGATCCTCCGCCATCTCGAGACGCCCGGGCTCGGCGCCAAGATCGAGACGGAGGCCTTCCGCCTCCAGTACGGCGGAACGAGCCTCGAGGATCCGGCGACGTGGGCCGTTACGAAGGACGGCGGCACGTTCGTGCCGATCACGGGGGCGACGATCTCGTCGAGGGCCGTGACGAACGCGGTGGCCGAGGGCCTGCGCTTCTTCGCCGCGCACCGCGGAGAGATATTCGCGACCGCCGCGGACGCGGCGCGGGAGGTGGAGCGATGA
- a CDS encoding glucose-6-phosphate isomerase, translating into MITLDASGAPRAADERAREALASLLDRRVPGSEMLGWLDLPHAPAREIGRIEDAAKRIQDENDLLVVVGIGGSWLGAKAAIDALAPAGGFPVRFAGTSLSPGGLARLLDEIAGTRFAICVVSKSGTTTEPAIAFRLLRRALLDSVGEKGMARRIVAVTDPARGALRRMAAERDWTTFDIPPDVGGRFSVLSPVGLLPIAAAGIPIAPFMAGAAGALDRFTRLDGENDALRYAAIRDLLHREGTAIEVLSTFHPELATVGEWWKQLTGESEGKDGKGLFPASAVLTTDLHSLGQLLQEGTRSILETFLTARRPSRDLAIPADPDDLDNLNYLAGRSLGEVNRIAWEGTRDAHAAGGLPVLTIEMDAVTPGSIGELFVFFEIAIAVSGLCLGVNPFDQPGVEEYKARIFRLLGKPGYAE; encoded by the coding sequence ATGATCACCCTCGATGCGAGCGGCGCGCCGCGCGCGGCGGACGAACGGGCGCGAGAGGCGCTCGCCTCCCTCCTCGACCGGCGGGTTCCGGGATCGGAGATGCTCGGCTGGCTCGACCTGCCGCACGCACCCGCCCGGGAGATCGGCCGCATCGAAGACGCCGCGAAACGGATACAGGACGAGAACGATCTGCTCGTCGTCGTGGGAATCGGCGGCTCGTGGCTCGGCGCGAAGGCGGCGATCGACGCCCTCGCCCCCGCCGGCGGCTTTCCCGTGCGCTTCGCCGGGACCAGCCTCTCCCCCGGCGGCCTCGCGCGCCTGCTCGACGAGATCGCCGGCACGCGCTTCGCGATCTGCGTCGTCTCCAAGTCGGGCACGACGACCGAGCCGGCGATCGCCTTCCGGCTCCTCCGCCGGGCCCTGCTCGACAGCGTCGGGGAGAAGGGCATGGCGCGGCGGATCGTCGCCGTCACCGACCCCGCGCGGGGCGCGCTGCGCCGCATGGCCGCCGAGCGCGACTGGACGACCTTCGACATCCCCCCCGACGTCGGGGGACGGTTCAGCGTCCTCTCCCCGGTCGGTCTTTTGCCGATCGCCGCGGCGGGCATCCCGATCGCCCCCTTCATGGCGGGAGCCGCCGGCGCCCTCGACCGCTTTACACGCCTCGACGGGGAGAACGACGCCCTCCGCTACGCGGCGATCCGCGACCTCCTCCACCGGGAGGGCACGGCGATCGAGGTCCTCTCCACGTTCCATCCCGAGCTGGCGACGGTCGGCGAGTGGTGGAAGCAGCTCACCGGCGAGAGCGAGGGAAAAGACGGCAAGGGGCTCTTCCCCGCTTCGGCCGTCCTCACCACCGACCTCCACTCCCTCGGTCAACTCCTCCAGGAGGGCACGCGCTCGATCCTCGAAACATTCCTCACGGCGCGCCGGCCGTCGCGCGACCTGGCGATACCGGCCGATCCCGACGACCTCGACAATCTCAACTATCTCGCCGGCAGGAGCCTCGGCGAGGTCAACCGGATCGCCTGGGAGGGCACGCGCGACGCCCACGCCGCCGGCGGCCTCCCGGTCCTCACGATCGAAATGGACGCCGTCACGCCCGGATCGATCGGCGAGCTCTTCGTCTTCTTCGAGATCGCGATCGCCGTCTCGGGGCTCTGCCTCGGCGTGAACCCCTTCGACCAGCCGGGCGTCGAGGAGTACAAGGCCCGTATCTTCCGGCTGCTCGGCAAGCCGGGGTACGCGGAATGA
- the ftcD gene encoding glutamate formimidoyltransferase, which yields MRLVECVPNFSEGRDMSRIDRITAEVAAVEGVKLLDVDPGRDTNRTVVTFIGDPDAVVEAAFRAIRRAAEVIDMSKHSGAHARMGATDVCPFVPVSGVTMEDCAELARRLGARVGDELGIPVYLYEHAASVPERRNLADVRAGEYEGLAEKLADPAWKPDFGPAAFNAGAGATAIGAREFLIAYNVNLNTRDTRIARDIAFAIREKGRIKRDAGGQIVRDEAGKALREPGIFKDVKAVGWYMADFGRAQISINLTNYKVSPPHRVFDECRRIANEMGTRVTGSELVGLIPIEAMLVAGRHYLGKQGRTEGVPESELVHIAALSLGLGDLYPFEPDKKIIEYQFRREGALAAMTVERFADELSTDSPAPGGGSVAALCGALAGALAAMVAALTHGKKGYEAVADGMVETGVAGQRLKAAFLADVDRDTDAFNLLMDAMRLPKKTDAEKTARLAAIEEATKGATLVPLDVLRRSKEAAALARRVCEEGNRNSISDAGVAALAARTAAQGAWMNVVINLPGIEDDAFKSDVRAEADRLRAEVTAHADETVAMTARALGADR from the coding sequence ATGAGACTGGTGGAATGCGTTCCCAACTTCAGCGAGGGCCGCGACATGTCCCGGATCGACCGGATCACGGCCGAGGTCGCCGCCGTCGAGGGGGTCAAGCTGCTCGACGTCGATCCCGGCCGCGACACCAACCGGACGGTCGTCACCTTCATCGGCGACCCCGACGCGGTCGTCGAGGCGGCCTTCCGCGCGATCAGGCGCGCCGCCGAGGTCATCGACATGTCGAAACACTCGGGGGCGCACGCGCGCATGGGCGCCACCGACGTCTGTCCCTTCGTCCCCGTCTCCGGCGTGACGATGGAGGACTGCGCCGAGCTGGCACGCCGTCTCGGCGCGCGCGTGGGCGATGAGCTCGGCATCCCCGTCTATCTCTACGAGCACGCGGCGAGCGTCCCGGAACGGCGCAACCTCGCCGACGTCCGCGCCGGCGAGTACGAGGGGCTCGCCGAGAAGCTCGCCGACCCCGCCTGGAAGCCCGACTTCGGCCCCGCCGCGTTCAACGCGGGAGCCGGCGCGACGGCGATCGGCGCGCGCGAGTTCCTCATCGCCTACAACGTCAACCTCAACACTCGCGACACGAGAATCGCCCGCGACATCGCCTTCGCGATCCGCGAGAAGGGACGGATCAAGCGCGACGCCGGGGGCCAGATCGTCCGCGACGAGGCGGGGAAGGCCCTCCGCGAGCCGGGGATCTTCAAGGACGTCAAGGCGGTCGGCTGGTACATGGCCGACTTCGGCCGAGCGCAGATCTCGATCAACCTCACGAACTACAAGGTCTCGCCGCCGCACCGCGTCTTCGACGAGTGCCGCCGCATCGCGAACGAAATGGGCACCCGCGTCACGGGGAGCGAACTGGTCGGCTTGATCCCCATCGAGGCGATGCTCGTGGCCGGCCGCCACTACCTCGGGAAGCAGGGGCGGACCGAGGGCGTGCCCGAGAGCGAGCTGGTGCACATCGCGGCCTTGTCCCTCGGCCTCGGCGACCTCTACCCGTTCGAGCCGGACAAGAAGATCATCGAGTACCAGTTCCGGCGCGAGGGCGCCCTCGCCGCGATGACCGTCGAGCGATTCGCCGACGAGCTCTCCACCGATTCCCCCGCCCCGGGCGGGGGGAGCGTGGCCGCCCTCTGCGGCGCGCTCGCCGGCGCGCTCGCGGCGATGGTCGCCGCCCTCACGCACGGCAAGAAGGGATACGAGGCGGTCGCCGACGGCATGGTCGAGACGGGCGTCGCGGGACAGCGTCTCAAGGCGGCCTTCCTCGCCGACGTCGACCGCGACACCGACGCCTTCAACCTCCTCATGGACGCGATGCGCCTGCCGAAGAAGACGGACGCGGAGAAGACGGCCCGGCTCGCGGCGATCGAGGAGGCGACGAAGGGAGCCACCCTCGTCCCCCTCGACGTGCTCCGCCGCTCGAAGGAAGCGGCCGCGCTCGCGCGCCGCGTCTGCGAGGAGGGCAACCGCAACTCGATCAGCGACGCCGGCGTCGCCGCCCTCGCCGCCCGGACGGCGGCCCAGGGCGCCTGGATGAACGTGGTCATCAACCTCCCCGGGATCGAGGACGACGCCTTCAAGAGCGATGTCCGGGCCGAGGCGGACCGGCTCCGCGCCGAGGTGACCGCCCACGCCGACGAGACCGTCGCGATGACCGCGCGGGCACTCGGGGCGGACAGGTGA
- a CDS encoding electron transport complex subunit E — MSAVREFTKGFWAENPIFRLVLGLCPTLAVTTTAENGIGMGLAATFVLVCSNAVIAAMRSIIPKKIRIPAFIVTIATFVTIVDLVMNGYFHALHKSLGLFIPLIVVNCIILGRAEAFASKNRVAISIVDGLGMGLGFTISLVLIGAIRELLGNGTIFGAAVFGDGYLPLLLMILPPGAFVVLGILLGLMNNAEIRLAEKAGRTPLIRREHDCSTCAIHTSWFGEFKREKPADAAD; from the coding sequence ATGAGCGCCGTCCGGGAATTCACCAAGGGCTTCTGGGCGGAGAACCCGATCTTCCGCCTCGTCCTCGGGCTCTGCCCGACCCTCGCCGTCACGACGACGGCCGAGAACGGGATCGGCATGGGGCTCGCCGCCACGTTCGTGCTGGTCTGCTCGAACGCGGTGATCGCCGCGATGCGCTCGATCATCCCGAAGAAGATCCGTATCCCCGCCTTCATCGTGACGATCGCCACCTTCGTGACGATCGTCGATCTCGTGATGAACGGCTACTTCCACGCCCTGCACAAGAGCCTCGGGCTCTTCATCCCGCTGATCGTCGTGAACTGCATCATCCTCGGGCGGGCCGAGGCCTTCGCCTCGAAGAACCGCGTGGCGATCTCGATCGTCGACGGCCTGGGGATGGGGCTCGGCTTCACGATCTCGCTCGTGCTGATCGGCGCGATCCGCGAGCTCCTCGGCAACGGGACGATCTTCGGGGCGGCCGTCTTCGGCGACGGCTACCTGCCCCTGCTGCTCATGATTTTGCCGCCGGGGGCCTTCGTCGTCCTCGGGATCCTCCTCGGCCTGATGAACAACGCCGAGATCCGCCTCGCCGAGAAGGCCGGGCGCACGCCGCTCATCCGCCGCGAGCACGACTGCTCGACCTGCGCGATCCACACGAGCTGGTTCGGGGAGTTCAAGCGGGAGAAGCCGGCGGACGCGGCGGACTGA
- a CDS encoding FAD:protein FMN transferase — protein MPARRLPPALAALFALLLSACGGDDPVVEETFVMGTVAWVKIHGLAPREAEAAAAEALAELHRVESVMSVWKEESELSRLNRAADGLPHRLSEELFDVIGRALDFSRITEGAFDATTGPLVELWGFRGGEPAVPSVAALDSALAVVGSTRIVVDRYDRALTLPPGMRIDLGGVAKGYAVDRAAAILRSRGASSALVNVGGNMYALGAPPRRGGWTIGIRDPRGGDGIVGSLLLRDEAVATSGNYENFVEIGNRRYGHIIDPRDGRPVDRVLGVTVVAKTAMAADALSTGLFVLGPERAPVALATSRARALFALPDGEGVRYVPLGDFGDALRLDRP, from the coding sequence ATGCCCGCGCGCAGACTCCCCCCCGCCCTCGCGGCGCTTTTCGCCCTCCTTCTCTCCGCCTGCGGGGGCGACGATCCCGTCGTCGAAGAGACATTCGTCATGGGGACGGTCGCCTGGGTGAAGATCCACGGCCTCGCGCCGCGAGAGGCGGAAGCGGCCGCCGCCGAGGCGCTCGCCGAGCTGCACCGAGTCGAATCGGTGATGAGCGTCTGGAAGGAGGAGAGCGAGCTCTCCCGCCTCAACCGGGCGGCGGACGGCCTGCCGCACCGGCTTTCCGAAGAGCTCTTCGACGTCATCGGCCGCGCCCTCGATTTCTCCCGCATCACCGAGGGGGCCTTCGATGCGACGACCGGCCCCCTCGTCGAGCTGTGGGGATTCCGGGGGGGCGAGCCGGCCGTTCCCTCGGTGGCCGCGCTCGACTCGGCGCTGGCCGTCGTCGGCTCGACGCGGATCGTCGTCGACCGGTACGACCGCGCCCTCACCCTGCCGCCGGGGATGCGCATCGACCTCGGCGGCGTCGCCAAGGGGTACGCCGTCGACCGGGCCGCCGCGATCCTGCGCAGCCGCGGCGCGTCGAGCGCCCTCGTGAACGTCGGCGGCAACATGTACGCCCTCGGCGCACCGCCCCGACGCGGGGGGTGGACGATCGGGATCCGCGATCCGCGCGGCGGCGACGGCATCGTCGGATCGCTTCTCCTCCGCGACGAGGCGGTCGCCACGAGCGGCAACTACGAGAACTTCGTCGAGATCGGCAACCGGCGGTACGGCCACATCATCGACCCGCGCGACGGCCGCCCCGTCGACCGGGTGCTCGGCGTGACGGTGGTCGCGAAGACGGCGATGGCCGCCGACGCCCTCTCGACGGGCCTCTTCGTCCTCGGCCCCGAACGGGCGCCCGTCGCCCTCGCCACGTCCAGGGCACGCGCCCTCTTCGCCCTTCCCGACGGGGAAGGGGTCCGCTACGTCCCCCTCGGCGATTTCGGGGACGCCCTCCGGCTCGACCGCCCCTGA